A genomic segment from Dermacentor silvarum isolate Dsil-2018 chromosome 11, BIME_Dsil_1.4, whole genome shotgun sequence encodes:
- the LOC119433465 gene encoding uncharacterized protein LOC119433465 isoform X1, with amino-acid sequence MDRVSNNRSLALASPGANNRMLEEGPNNINALRKVSGGTLHRSSASSNISVINSPEQQPPSQHHPNKLQRTPSHLKSGQAAQNGPHHRTWAHSRRPRHYSDSSSVYSAFADHNYESIDGDASSVDRLSDVPPPPAPPQSEVLLWRPVRHEPVLLIQLRLRPVGLARHATAGKVPGHTPGTRHAGLCKGLRHVFARNSALWYGAAGALWLRPTQARHGWLQWASLLTQDAVRGCPGAEARRRPDKLLLGLRHGRRQRGLLGHITDAAGLVARPCGEQPCGGGGVGR; translated from the coding sequence ATGGACAGGGTCAGCAACAACCGCAGCCTAGCACTCGCTTCTCCCGGTGCTAACAACAGGATGCTGGAAGAAGGGCCGAACAACATCAACGCTCTTAGAAAAGTCTCTGGAGGCACGTTGCACCGCAGCTCGGCCAGCAGCAACATCAGCGTCATCAACAGCCCTGAACAGCAACCGCCCTCGCAGCACCACCCCAACAAGCTCCAGCGGACCCCAAGCCACTTGAAGAGTGGCCAAGCGGCCCAGAACGGACCCCATCACCGAACTTGGGCTCACAGCCGGAGGCCGAGACACTACTCGGATTCGTCGAGCGTCTACAGTGCGTTTGCGGACCACAACTATGAGTCCATCGACGGCGATGCCTCCTCGGTCGATCGCCTGTCCGACGTCCCGCCACCGCCCGCGCCTCCCCAATCCGAGGTGCTTCTATGGAGACCTGTCCGACATGAGCCAGTACTCCTCATCCAGCTACGGCTACGACCAGTGGGCCTTGCTCGTCACGCCACTGCCGGGAAAGTACCAGGCCACACCCCTGGCACACGTCATGCAGGCCTTTGCAAGGGACTACGCCACGTCTTCGCCAGAAATTCCGCGCTATGGTACGGAGCAGCAGGGGCACTATGGCTCAGGCCGACGCAAGCACGACATGGTTGGCTTCAATGGGCCTCCTTACTCACCCAAGATGCTGTACGAGGCTGCCCTGGCGCAGAGGCTAGAAGACGCCCCGACAAACTTCTCCTTGGACTCAGGCATGGTCGCCGACAGCGAGGATTGCTGGGGCACATCACGGACGCTGCCGGACTTGTTGCACGGCCCTGTGGAGAGCAaccctgtggtggtggtggtgttggacGGTGA
- the LOC119433465 gene encoding uncharacterized protein LOC119433465 isoform X2 yields MSPSTAMPPRSIACPTSRHRPRLPNPRCFYGDLSDMSQYSSSSYGYDQWALLVTPLPGKYQATPLAHVMQAFARDYATSSPEIPRYGTEQQGHYGSGRRKHDMVGFNGPPYSPKMLYEAALAQRLEDAPTNFSLDSGMVADSEDCWGTSRTLPDLLHGPVESNPVVVVVLDGEKVVSRIRPNAMMTTPSDPRLQQQQQQSQHQQRYNLSTYC; encoded by the coding sequence ATGAGTCCATCGACGGCGATGCCTCCTCGGTCGATCGCCTGTCCGACGTCCCGCCACCGCCCGCGCCTCCCCAATCCGAGGTGCTTCTATGGAGACCTGTCCGACATGAGCCAGTACTCCTCATCCAGCTACGGCTACGACCAGTGGGCCTTGCTCGTCACGCCACTGCCGGGAAAGTACCAGGCCACACCCCTGGCACACGTCATGCAGGCCTTTGCAAGGGACTACGCCACGTCTTCGCCAGAAATTCCGCGCTATGGTACGGAGCAGCAGGGGCACTATGGCTCAGGCCGACGCAAGCACGACATGGTTGGCTTCAATGGGCCTCCTTACTCACCCAAGATGCTGTACGAGGCTGCCCTGGCGCAGAGGCTAGAAGACGCCCCGACAAACTTCTCCTTGGACTCAGGCATGGTCGCCGACAGCGAGGATTGCTGGGGCACATCACGGACGCTGCCGGACTTGTTGCACGGCCCTGTGGAGAGCAaccctgtggtggtggtggtgttggacGGTGAAAAAGTGGTGAGCAGGATTCGTCCGAATGCCATGATGACGACACCATCGGATCCGAGattgcaacagcagcagcagcagtctcaGCACCAGCAGCGATACAACCTCAGCACGTACTGCTAA